A section of the Methanosarcina mazei S-6 genome encodes:
- a CDS encoding beta/alpha barrel domain-containing protein, which produces MIDLFDLYFYEDCPYQDESAELLRLVGRGKMRIVSRENGTSACAGDLAGYYEKKGLKVLNYFRDGENFKPGDAIFEAEGDIKLIFRFWRVSQTFLTMMCAIATKTASMVSEARRTNPDIIIATSRKTHPGARIFELKAVRAGGGDIHRNSLSDSIQISQNHLEVAGELGKLRAMKKIEIEPRSREEAFKYAEMSDIMLLDHLSPEELRELGPELKELNPELELAVGGIEAKRILEYAPFVEIIVISAPYYANPLDFTTKIERL; this is translated from the coding sequence ATGATAGACCTTTTTGATCTCTACTTTTACGAAGACTGCCCCTATCAGGATGAAAGCGCAGAACTGCTCAGGCTTGTGGGCAGGGGGAAAATGAGGATTGTTTCGAGGGAGAACGGGACCTCTGCCTGTGCCGGCGACCTTGCAGGATATTATGAGAAAAAAGGGCTGAAAGTCCTGAATTACTTCAGGGACGGGGAAAATTTCAAGCCCGGAGATGCAATTTTCGAAGCAGAAGGAGACATCAAACTTATATTCAGATTCTGGAGAGTTTCCCAGACATTTCTGACCATGATGTGCGCCATTGCCACGAAAACAGCCTCTATGGTCAGTGAGGCCCGAAGAACTAATCCTGATATTATTATTGCAACGAGCCGGAAGACGCACCCAGGGGCCCGGATATTTGAGCTTAAAGCAGTCCGGGCAGGCGGAGGAGATATCCACAGGAATTCCCTCAGCGACTCCATTCAGATAAGCCAGAACCACCTGGAAGTTGCAGGGGAACTGGGAAAGCTCAGGGCTATGAAAAAGATAGAAATCGAGCCCAGATCGAGAGAAGAAGCATTCAAATATGCTGAAATGTCGGACATAATGCTCCTTGATCATCTTTCCCCGGAAGAACTGAGGGAACTCGGACCAGAACTCAAGGAACTTAACCCTGAACTCGAGCTTGCAGTGGGAGGAATCGAGGCAAAAAGAATCCTCGAATACGCTCCCTTTGTTGAGATTATTGTCATAAGTGCTCCCTATTACGCAAATCCTCTTGACTTTACAACGAAGATCGAAAGGCTGTAA
- a CDS encoding GNAT family N-acetyltransferase, producing MDGIEVRELLPSEYKEWDLLVEKAQPGTLFHTSEWLEICRDILSKDLRIYGCFRNGELVGGCPLFVKNIKGVLKVASSTCKMTSYSGPLLKESASSRANKRIQETHEILNPLREFFCKQGFDSIHLTFAPGFEDIRPFTWNGWDSAVHYTHYLSLKENIDENLSGERQIELKTATGAGLKTRVSNDPETYYRLLSLAYEKKNLEPPLPGGFYDRVFKLIQKKSAGYMFVSETPEGEAVAAHINLYGKKCAVIWTSALNPDFDRLGPNALLYYNEFLDLRSRNFEYMNVMAANIPVFVDFIMGFSPELIPYYSVTLESKKYSAAKTLYRTTHKETY from the coding sequence ATGGACGGAATTGAAGTTAGAGAATTACTGCCATCCGAATACAAAGAATGGGATTTGCTTGTAGAAAAAGCTCAACCCGGTACACTCTTTCATACAAGTGAATGGCTTGAAATTTGCAGGGATATCCTATCAAAAGACCTTAGAATCTACGGCTGTTTCAGAAACGGCGAACTTGTGGGAGGCTGCCCTCTTTTTGTAAAAAATATAAAAGGAGTGTTGAAAGTAGCAAGTTCAACCTGTAAAATGACCAGCTACAGCGGTCCCCTTCTAAAAGAAAGTGCCAGCTCCAGAGCAAATAAACGGATACAGGAAACCCATGAAATCCTCAATCCTCTCAGGGAATTTTTCTGCAAGCAGGGATTTGACAGCATTCACCTTACATTCGCTCCGGGCTTTGAGGATATAAGACCGTTTACGTGGAACGGATGGGATTCTGCCGTACATTACACCCATTACCTGAGTCTGAAAGAAAACATAGACGAAAACCTTTCAGGGGAAAGGCAGATAGAACTTAAAACTGCAACCGGGGCAGGACTTAAAACCCGGGTATCCAATGACCCTGAAACATATTATCGCCTGCTTTCACTGGCTTATGAAAAGAAGAATTTAGAGCCTCCTTTGCCTGGAGGGTTCTATGATAGAGTATTTAAGCTGATTCAGAAAAAAAGCGCCGGATACATGTTTGTCTCCGAGACTCCTGAGGGCGAAGCTGTTGCAGCTCACATAAACCTGTACGGAAAAAAATGCGCTGTAATCTGGACCTCAGCCCTGAACCCTGATTTTGATCGTTTGGGCCCCAATGCTCTTCTGTATTATAATGAATTTCTTGACCTGAGATCCCGGAACTTCGAATACATGAACGTAATGGCAGCAAATATTCCTGTATTTGTGGATTTTATTATGGGCTTTTCTCCTGAGCTGATTCCGTATTATAGTGTGACCCTGGAGAGCAAAAAATACTCAGCCGCGAAAACCTTATACAGAACCACTCATAAGGAAACCTATTGA
- a CDS encoding putative quinol monooxygenase gives MADQDYFQAGDLLAIRVVAKNQVKPEKVQEFMNLCKSLIEETLKEEGCIDYGVYQELENPEILTMLEEWKDEGSLDQHIRSDHFKEIFPLLSECLDKETEINIYRKKL, from the coding sequence ATGGCAGATCAGGACTATTTTCAGGCTGGTGATTTATTGGCTATAAGGGTTGTTGCAAAAAATCAGGTAAAACCTGAAAAGGTTCAGGAATTTATGAATTTGTGTAAAAGCCTTATTGAAGAGACGCTAAAAGAGGAAGGCTGCATAGATTATGGGGTATATCAGGAATTGGAGAATCCTGAAATCCTGACAATGTTAGAAGAGTGGAAAGACGAGGGCAGCCTTGATCAACATATAAGATCCGATCATTTTAAAGAGATATTTCCTTTGCTTTCAGAGTGTCTTGACAAAGAAACTGAAATCAATATATACAGAAAAAAGCTGTAA
- a CDS encoding flavodoxin family protein yields the protein MKVVAFNGSPRKEGNTASLIKHVLAELDKEGIETEIVQIGGKSVHGCTACSKCFENRDRRCVIDNDIVNECIEKMLEADGIILASPTYFADLTPELKALIDRAGFVAKANSEMFRYKVGAAVVAVRRAGSIHVFDSINHFFTISQMIIPGSSYWNMGIGRAEGDVEKDDEGIRTMQILGQNMAWLLKKLNE from the coding sequence ATGAAAGTTGTTGCATTTAACGGAAGTCCGAGGAAGGAAGGCAATACAGCTTCTTTAATAAAGCATGTCCTTGCAGAGCTTGATAAAGAAGGAATAGAAACCGAGATAGTGCAAATAGGTGGGAAAAGCGTGCACGGCTGTACTGCCTGCTCAAAATGCTTTGAAAACAGAGACAGAAGATGCGTAATTGACAATGATATTGTCAACGAATGCATCGAAAAAATGCTTGAAGCCGACGGCATAATCCTTGCTTCACCCACGTATTTTGCAGACCTGACACCTGAACTCAAAGCTCTTATAGACAGAGCAGGTTTTGTTGCGAAAGCCAATAGCGAAATGTTCAGGTACAAAGTTGGAGCGGCTGTTGTGGCGGTAAGGAGAGCCGGGTCAATCCACGTTTTTGATTCCATTAACCATTTCTTCACGATTTCCCAGATGATAATTCCAGGATCCAGCTACTGGAATATGGGGATAGGGCGTGCAGAAGGGGATGTTGAAAAAGACGATGAGGGCATCCGGACCATGCAGATCCTGGGCCAGAACATGGCATGGCTTTTGAAAAAACTTAATGAATAA
- a CDS encoding class I SAM-dependent methyltransferase: MLRPKNVWEEFFADKRSGGHRSSAEEFLSMEAREKLFHLNGGKTILDFGCGAGELLVYYAPEYEKTIGVDFSPSMLEEAGKRIRERNCKNTILILADDKTVWDRLDSPLDRITAAGVFQYLTYQEIDDFIFNASTYLNKDGKIVLFDMLDPRLYPLWKIGLFSQDNSCKKIISKAICGVRNTISSSLKRRPRDILGYSHYPGKIKKIANKNGFEMICVQSMYYEYKYHAIIFRS, encoded by the coding sequence GTGTTAAGACCAAAAAATGTATGGGAAGAGTTTTTTGCAGATAAAAGAAGTGGGGGTCACAGGTCTTCAGCTGAAGAATTTCTTTCTATGGAAGCGAGAGAAAAATTATTCCATCTCAATGGCGGAAAAACTATTCTTGACTTTGGGTGCGGAGCTGGAGAACTCCTGGTCTACTACGCACCGGAATATGAAAAAACAATAGGAGTTGATTTTTCTCCGTCCATGCTTGAGGAAGCAGGCAAAAGAATAAGGGAAAGAAATTGTAAAAATACAATTTTAATTCTGGCGGACGACAAAACCGTATGGGACAGGCTGGACTCTCCCCTTGATCGAATAACTGCAGCCGGAGTGTTTCAATATCTCACATATCAGGAAATTGATGATTTTATTTTTAATGCATCAACATATCTTAATAAAGATGGGAAAATAGTATTGTTTGACATGCTGGACCCCCGATTATACCCTCTGTGGAAAATAGGGCTTTTTTCACAGGATAATAGCTGTAAGAAAATAATAAGCAAAGCAATTTGCGGGGTTAGAAATACAATATCATCAAGCTTAAAAAGGCGCCCGAGAGACATTTTGGGGTATTCACATTATCCCGGTAAAATTAAAAAAATTGCAAATAAAAATGGTTTTGAAATGATTTGTGTACAATCAATGTACTATGAATACAAATATCATGCAATAATATTCAGGAGTTAA
- a CDS encoding ATP-binding cassette domain-containing protein, protein MSFLEVRDLCLDVGDFELSGIGLKAEKGDYLALIGPTGSGKSLLLETIIGFYGPEKGRIILEGKDITNFPPDMRQISIVYQDHVLFPHMDIFENIAYALRKKLRDKKQIEAEVKQIAGVLGIGELLHRKPATLSGGEKQRAAIARSLVVRPKLLLLDEPFSALDARTKEKLREMLKKAISEYSTTVLHVTHDFEDVWALANRVVVIRKGEVMQAGDPESVFKRPSPDFVAEFLGTNVLKGCVKALEGKLTVVEAEGMKIYSSDPAEPGEGVTVSIRPEEIILAREALESSARNTVQGRVSGVFKKEHLVVVEVEIGNAEIKAVITPTSCEMLGLEPGREIYAVFKASNARIIR, encoded by the coding sequence GTGAGCTTTCTTGAGGTAAGGGACCTCTGCCTTGATGTAGGAGATTTCGAACTCAGCGGGATAGGGCTCAAGGCTGAGAAAGGCGATTACCTGGCTCTGATAGGCCCTACCGGTAGCGGGAAATCCCTGCTTCTTGAAACCATAATAGGATTTTACGGGCCCGAAAAAGGGAGAATTATCCTGGAAGGAAAAGATATCACCAACTTTCCTCCTGACATGAGGCAGATAAGCATAGTGTACCAGGACCATGTGCTTTTTCCCCACATGGATATTTTTGAAAACATAGCATATGCCCTCCGAAAAAAGCTCAGAGACAAAAAGCAGATCGAAGCGGAAGTAAAGCAGATCGCCGGAGTCCTGGGAATAGGTGAGCTCCTTCACAGAAAGCCGGCTACCCTGAGCGGAGGAGAGAAGCAGAGAGCAGCCATTGCAAGGAGCCTTGTGGTCAGGCCAAAACTGCTTCTTCTTGACGAGCCATTCAGCGCCCTTGATGCAAGGACAAAAGAAAAACTCAGGGAGATGCTGAAAAAGGCGATAAGTGAATACAGCACCACTGTCCTGCACGTGACCCATGACTTTGAAGACGTCTGGGCTCTCGCAAACCGCGTGGTCGTAATAAGAAAAGGTGAGGTTATGCAGGCAGGAGACCCTGAATCAGTATTTAAGAGACCTTCTCCAGACTTCGTGGCCGAGTTTCTGGGCACCAATGTGCTGAAAGGTTGTGTAAAGGCTCTTGAAGGAAAACTTACAGTGGTCGAAGCCGAAGGCATGAAAATATATTCCTCAGATCCAGCCGAGCCCGGGGAAGGTGTTACAGTCTCTATCCGCCCTGAAGAAATTATCCTTGCCAGAGAAGCTTTAGAAAGCTCGGCGCGGAACACAGTGCAGGGAAGGGTTTCAGGAGTTTTCAAAAAAGAACACCTTGTCGTGGTCGAGGTGGAGATCGGAAATGCTGAGATTAAAGCTGTGATCACGCCGACATCCTGTGAAATGCTTGGGCTCGAACCGGGAAGAGAAATCTATGCTGTGTTCAAGGCTTCAAATGCCAGGATAATAAGGTGA
- a CDS encoding nitroreductase family protein, with translation METLEAIHTRRSIRKYTDRPVPRELVTELLRAAMSAPSAVNAQPWVFIVIDDRKILDEIPTFSPYAGMCREAPLAILVCGDTTQEKAPGYWVQDCSAAIQNLLLAAHDAGLGAVWTGIFPMTDRVQGFRKAFGLPGHVFPLGLVPVGYPAEKLSPQDRYREEKVYNNRYGQKRE, from the coding sequence ATGGAAACTCTTGAAGCAATCCACACTCGCCGAAGCATCCGAAAGTACACTGACAGACCAGTTCCGAGAGAGCTTGTTACCGAACTGCTCAGGGCAGCAATGAGTGCCCCCTCTGCGGTTAATGCCCAGCCCTGGGTCTTCATTGTAATCGATGACAGAAAAATTCTGGACGAGATCCCAACATTCAGCCCTTATGCCGGCATGTGCAGGGAAGCTCCTCTGGCAATTCTGGTCTGTGGGGATACTACCCAGGAAAAAGCACCCGGGTACTGGGTACAGGACTGCTCGGCAGCCATTCAGAACCTTCTTCTTGCAGCTCATGATGCAGGGCTGGGAGCGGTCTGGACAGGAATTTTTCCCATGACAGACAGAGTTCAAGGCTTCAGGAAAGCATTTGGACTGCCTGGCCATGTATTTCCTCTCGGGCTTGTGCCTGTTGGTTATCCTGCAGAAAAACTCTCACCTCAGGACAGGTACAGGGAAGAGAAAGTCTACAATAACAGATACGGTCAAAAAAGAGAATAA
- a CDS encoding flavodoxin family protein — protein sequence MKVIGIVGSPRKNGNTNILVQQVLEGAAEAGAETRNFILNEMNYSGCQGCNYCKSHDKCKLEDDLMELFDELASADGVVFGSPIYFGQFTGQMRLFLDRCYSLINADFSPRLPAGKKAVVIGTQGAPDAEAFKGVYEEFKGQISNFMRMDVKDTIVGIGYHAPGEVKEDTELMEKAKNTGINLFK from the coding sequence ATGAAAGTCATAGGAATTGTTGGAAGCCCCCGAAAGAATGGAAACACAAACATCCTTGTACAGCAGGTTCTGGAAGGCGCAGCAGAGGCAGGTGCCGAGACCCGGAACTTTATCCTCAACGAGATGAACTACAGCGGCTGCCAGGGATGCAATTACTGCAAGAGCCATGATAAGTGTAAGCTTGAAGACGACCTTATGGAATTATTCGACGAACTTGCATCAGCGGACGGGGTTGTTTTTGGCTCCCCCATCTACTTTGGTCAGTTTACAGGTCAGATGAGGCTTTTCCTTGACCGTTGCTATTCCCTCATAAATGCTGATTTCTCTCCCCGCCTCCCTGCCGGAAAAAAAGCTGTGGTCATAGGAACTCAGGGAGCACCTGATGCGGAAGCTTTCAAAGGAGTTTATGAGGAATTCAAAGGACAGATTTCGAACTTTATGCGCATGGATGTAAAGGATACGATAGTAGGAATCGGATACCATGCACCCGGAGAAGTAAAAGAAGACACAGAACTTATGGAAAAAGCAAAAAATACAGGCATTAACCTCTTTAAATAA
- a CDS encoding winged helix-turn-helix transcriptional regulator yields MANEVKQNKHYQCPVEATLNVIGGKWKPIILWQLKTEKLRFSGLQQNMQGISPKMLTKQLRELEDAGLILRKVYPEIPPRVEYSLTEFGKTVLPVLDALCEWGSKYLERECSSGKSGELKTADFSTLQ; encoded by the coding sequence ATGGCAAATGAGGTAAAACAGAATAAACATTATCAATGTCCTGTTGAAGCGACTCTGAATGTAATCGGAGGCAAATGGAAGCCCATTATTCTCTGGCAGTTGAAAACGGAAAAGCTGAGATTTTCCGGTCTCCAGCAGAATATGCAGGGGATATCTCCCAAGATGCTTACAAAGCAGCTCCGGGAACTTGAAGACGCGGGGCTTATTTTAAGGAAAGTTTATCCTGAAATCCCTCCCAGAGTCGAATATTCTCTAACGGAATTCGGGAAAACCGTGCTCCCTGTCCTGGACGCACTCTGCGAGTGGGGAAGTAAATACCTTGAAAGGGAATGCTCTTCTGGTAAAAGCGGGGAATTAAAAACTGCTGACTTCTCCACTTTACAGTAG
- a CDS encoding ABC transporter permease — protein sequence MRCLKSRSVNHSWFRTFTVGIACTFTFLLFMTIGTLLFVLKPSDLLSSLLSEEMLYSMKLSMLTSSASTISVMCCSIPTAYALSRFSFPGKSVIKTVLGLPMAFPELVMGLALLLLFGQGFLGPYLEALGIKVTFSKLGIIIAQFFVAFPYAVRVIYSTFEDINPRYEQVSRSFGYGEFETFRHVTLPMARSGLFASGVITFARCIGAFGAVLVLAGGSYMHTEVLPVTLYLNISYGNLEMAITSGILLMGIAFLAILSFEKFEGGRM from the coding sequence ATGCGATGCTTAAAATCCCGGAGCGTGAACCACTCCTGGTTCAGGACCTTCACCGTGGGTATTGCCTGTACCTTCACTTTTTTGCTCTTTATGACCATAGGGACCCTGCTCTTTGTGCTCAAACCTTCAGATCTTCTTTCATCCCTGCTTTCTGAAGAAATGCTTTATTCCATGAAGCTTTCCATGCTGACCTCTTCAGCCTCAACAATTTCCGTTATGTGCTGTTCAATTCCCACAGCCTACGCACTTTCCCGTTTTTCCTTTCCCGGAAAAAGCGTAATAAAAACCGTACTCGGGCTTCCTATGGCATTTCCTGAACTGGTAATGGGACTTGCGCTCCTGCTCCTTTTCGGGCAGGGATTCCTTGGACCTTACCTTGAAGCTCTGGGGATAAAGGTTACTTTCAGCAAGCTCGGGATAATAATTGCACAATTTTTTGTCGCTTTTCCCTATGCTGTAAGGGTCATCTACTCCACTTTTGAAGATATCAACCCGAGATACGAACAGGTCTCGAGGAGCTTCGGGTACGGGGAATTCGAGACATTCCGACACGTTACCCTTCCCATGGCAAGAAGCGGGCTATTTGCCTCGGGAGTAATTACCTTTGCCCGATGTATAGGAGCTTTCGGAGCCGTGCTGGTGCTTGCAGGAGGATCATATATGCATACCGAAGTCCTGCCCGTTACTCTTTACCTGAACATTTCCTACGGAAACCTGGAAATGGCGATTACAAGCGGGATTTTGTTAATGGGAATAGCCTTTCTCGCAATCCTCAGCTTTGAGAAGTTTGAAGGAGGCAGGATGTGA
- a CDS encoding Rossmann-like domain-containing protein, whose protein sequence is MPEIKNIQETEKEENGTLPALVTALKKDLGPALEEIEVKDVRIGLAYTGVLLSENYGGVACTPLYEFSGCPALGFAGFLKGSSADKVLEFALSRNPFEAAIGVATANALSHMLHDLEPKKFSVSKIDILDLIKPEDRVVMVGYFAPLVPRILKITEKLTILEKREIEFSETTILPSEKAREILPASDVIIISASTLANRTFDELLSSRGAAREVVLLGPSAPLYPAPFFSRGITAIMGTRIIDPLKMLTVISEAGGTKKLHQFCGEKVAFQNKNEDRNKSS, encoded by the coding sequence ATGCCAGAAATCAAAAACATACAGGAAACCGAAAAAGAAGAAAACGGAACCCTGCCTGCCCTCGTAACCGCGCTAAAAAAAGACCTTGGTCCTGCTCTTGAAGAAATCGAAGTAAAGGATGTCAGGATCGGGCTTGCTTATACTGGAGTCCTGCTTTCCGAAAACTACGGGGGCGTTGCCTGCACACCACTTTATGAGTTTTCGGGCTGTCCTGCCCTCGGTTTTGCGGGCTTTCTGAAAGGAAGCTCTGCGGATAAAGTGCTCGAGTTTGCCCTGTCGAGAAACCCGTTTGAGGCAGCAATCGGAGTTGCAACCGCAAATGCGCTTTCTCATATGCTCCATGATCTGGAACCCAAAAAATTTTCTGTTTCAAAAATAGACATTCTTGACCTTATAAAACCTGAAGATAGGGTTGTAATGGTAGGCTATTTTGCTCCTCTTGTCCCGAGAATCCTGAAAATAACCGAGAAACTTACGATCCTTGAGAAGCGTGAAATCGAATTTTCTGAAACCACGATACTGCCTTCGGAAAAAGCCAGAGAAATTCTCCCAGCATCGGATGTGATCATCATCAGTGCAAGTACTCTCGCCAACAGGACTTTTGATGAGCTCCTTTCCTCCCGGGGTGCAGCAAGAGAAGTTGTCCTGCTAGGACCAAGCGCGCCTCTCTACCCTGCCCCGTTCTTCAGTAGAGGTATTACTGCAATAATGGGAACCCGGATTATTGACCCCCTGAAAATGCTTACGGTGATTAGCGAGGCGGGAGGGACGAAAAAACTGCACCAGTTCTGTGGGGAAAAGGTAGCGTTCCAGAATAAAAATGAAGACAGAAATAAGTCCTCTTGA
- the modA gene encoding molybdate ABC transporter substrate-binding protein, whose protein sequence is MKKVCAFIIIIVLALSLAGSGCAEKGASTPVSENPEKAFEGRQVTVCAGAGLIKPMNELIENFEKETGADIEVRYGGSAEIFGFLTSKECDIFIPGDYYYTEQAMDRNYVFNESVENLTLHIPVIAVPAGNPANISRLEDLAGPGVKLALGDPNGPAIGKVSEVICTQAGILSAVEKNIIVKTATVNQLLIYIASGEVDAAIIWEDMTSWGEASGKLEIVSIPEEQNKIKTIPTAVSIYTEDRELAEAFNTYIAGKEAKETWKKWGFEPCDA, encoded by the coding sequence GTGAAAAAAGTCTGTGCATTCATAATTATCATAGTACTGGCATTGTCTCTGGCAGGCTCAGGTTGCGCTGAAAAAGGGGCTTCTACACCTGTATCTGAAAATCCGGAAAAAGCATTTGAAGGAAGGCAGGTCACGGTTTGCGCTGGAGCCGGGTTGATAAAGCCAATGAACGAATTGATTGAGAATTTTGAGAAAGAAACCGGAGCAGATATTGAGGTCCGCTACGGGGGAAGTGCAGAAATCTTCGGATTTCTGACCTCAAAGGAATGTGACATCTTCATCCCGGGAGACTACTACTATACTGAACAGGCTATGGACAGGAACTATGTTTTCAATGAAAGCGTGGAAAACCTGACCCTGCACATCCCGGTTATCGCAGTTCCTGCGGGAAATCCTGCAAACATAAGCAGACTTGAAGACCTGGCAGGACCAGGGGTAAAACTGGCTCTAGGAGACCCTAATGGGCCTGCAATAGGCAAGGTATCGGAAGTCATCTGCACACAGGCAGGAATCCTTTCTGCAGTCGAAAAGAACATAATTGTCAAAACGGCTACTGTAAATCAGCTCCTCATCTACATTGCATCCGGTGAAGTTGATGCGGCAATTATATGGGAAGATATGACAAGCTGGGGAGAAGCCAGCGGAAAGCTGGAAATTGTTTCTATCCCCGAAGAACAGAACAAAATAAAGACCATCCCCACAGCAGTTTCCATATATACCGAAGACCGTGAACTGGCAGAGGCATTTAACACTTATATTGCGGGCAAAGAAGCAAAAGAAACCTGGAAAAAATGGGGCTTTGAGCCATGCGATGCTTAA
- a CDS encoding NAD(P)H-dependent oxidoreductase, with product MKVLYIFAHPEPKSFNAAMKDTAIAALKDKGHEVKLSDLYAMEFNPVLKASDFTERKNPDIFNAFLEAIKASKTGAFSSDIKEEMEKVKWADLLAFQFPIYFTSMPAIMKGWIDRVLAPGFGFNPITSSAYDTGLLKGKAAMLAFTTGAPKEMYSEGGAHGDIHRHLESITHCVFEYMGMKVLPSFIVYEASAMKQEKGIEELERYKKRISEL from the coding sequence ATGAAAGTCCTTTATATCTTTGCACACCCTGAGCCGAAGTCCTTTAACGCTGCTATGAAAGATACAGCTATTGCTGCCCTGAAGGATAAAGGGCACGAAGTAAAGCTCTCCGACCTTTACGCGATGGAATTTAACCCTGTGCTGAAAGCCTCGGACTTTACTGAGAGAAAAAACCCGGATATTTTTAATGCTTTCCTCGAAGCTATCAAAGCCTCAAAAACCGGGGCTTTTTCATCCGACATAAAAGAGGAGATGGAAAAAGTAAAATGGGCTGACCTGTTGGCATTTCAGTTCCCAATTTACTTTACATCCATGCCAGCAATAATGAAAGGCTGGATTGACCGTGTACTGGCTCCGGGGTTTGGCTTTAATCCCATAACCAGCAGTGCCTATGACACCGGACTCCTTAAAGGAAAAGCAGCAATGCTTGCATTTACTACCGGCGCTCCGAAAGAAATGTATTCTGAGGGTGGAGCTCATGGCGATATTCACAGGCATCTTGAATCCATAACTCACTGTGTTTTTGAATATATGGGAATGAAAGTGCTGCCATCCTTCATAGTTTATGAAGCCAGTGCCATGAAACAGGAAAAGGGAATTGAAGAACTGGAGAGATATAAAAAGAGGATTTCCGAACTATAA
- a CDS encoding SIMPL domain-containing protein, with product MPQENKNDKSYYVIIALSVVLVLMAATIYAISQNEPEKDAENTISMSGYAEQKVVPDTATMRIGVVIQAATAKEASDENAAIMSNIVSELKAIGLQDREIQTSYVSVYPIYSYDTTQKITGYAASNSVQITTTNLDNLSQIIDRSTAAGANEIGSISFSVSDDMQKQLREDLMNEAINDASSKADTLAKSLGVEITGVKTSSISESNGPRVYYEYDMAVEEKASGAVSTPIEPGESTVSMSVQVTYYIK from the coding sequence ATGCCACAGGAAAATAAAAACGATAAATCTTATTATGTTATCATTGCGCTGTCAGTTGTTCTGGTGCTGATGGCAGCAACGATATATGCCATTTCACAGAATGAGCCTGAAAAGGATGCGGAAAATACTATTTCCATGAGCGGGTATGCTGAACAGAAGGTTGTCCCTGACACGGCAACAATGAGAATAGGTGTTGTGATCCAGGCTGCTACTGCGAAGGAAGCATCCGACGAAAATGCAGCCATTATGAGCAATATAGTATCAGAGCTCAAAGCAATTGGATTGCAGGACAGGGAAATACAGACCTCCTATGTGTCCGTATACCCTATATACAGCTATGATACGACACAAAAAATTACAGGTTACGCAGCATCCAATAGCGTGCAGATCACAACCACAAATCTCGACAACCTGAGTCAGATTATTGACAGGTCCACAGCTGCCGGAGCTAATGAGATTGGAAGCATTTCATTCTCAGTATCCGATGATATGCAAAAGCAGCTTCGTGAGGACCTGATGAATGAGGCAATCAATGACGCATCATCAAAAGCCGATACGCTTGCTAAGAGCCTGGGTGTTGAGATTACTGGTGTGAAGACTTCATCTATAAGTGAAAGCAACGGGCCCAGAGTATATTATGAATACGATATGGCAGTAGAAGAAAAGGCTTCCGGAGCAGTTTCCACTCCTATTGAGCCAGGCGAATCTACTGTCTCGATGTCAGTACAGGTCACGTACTACATTAAATAA